The region GGATGTGCTTCTCATAGCCCAGGCCGCCGCGGAACTGGCCGGCTCCCCCGCTGTCGACGGCCAGGGACAGCGACTCGACCCGGAAAGGGAACCGCGCCTCGGTGAACTCGGTCGGCAGGTTCCGGGAGTCGGGCACCACGTGGATGGTGTCCTCACCGTCCGCGTAGTAACGGCCGCCGGACCCGCCGCCCAGCACCTCGCGCATGAGATACGAGCGGCCGTGCAGGTCCTCGCCGTACACGCCGGTGTAACGGATCGTCTCCTGGTCGGCGGGCATCCGACCGTCCACCGCCTTGGCGACCACCCCGGCCAGCACCCCGAGCAGCCGCAGGATGACGAACGTGCGCGCGTTGGTGGGCGCGGGGAACACCGGCGTGAGCAGGGTGCCGGGCGGCGGGAAGCGCATCTCGATGAGCGGCACGATGCCCTCGTTGACGTCGAGTTCGGCCATCCGCTCCGGGGTGTCGGCCAGGTTCCGAAGGATCGGCGCCAGCCACTTCTTGAGGAAGACGCCGTCGCTGTAGTCGCCGCAGTGGTTGATCGGGCCCTTGGCCTGCGGCGAGGTGCCGCCGAAGTCGAGGATGAGCCGCTCCCCCTCCGGGTCGTCGGCCGGGGTGCGGGTGAGAGTGATCCGCTGGGTGTGCAGCTGCGGTTCGTCGACCCCGTCGTGCTCGGCGTAGTCCTCCCACACCCAGCTGCCGACCGGGATCTTGGACAGGATCTCGCGACGGTAGGTCTGGGTGGTCCGGCTGATGATGGCGTCGAAGCAGGATTCGACGGTGTCGACGCCGTACCGGTCGAAGAGTTCGCCGAGTCGGCGGGCGCCCATCAGGCAGGCCGAGCATTCGGCGTCGAGGTCGGCCGACAGCGACTCGGGCATCCGCGAGTTGCGGGTCATGATGGCCAGCGCGGCGCGGTTCGGCACGCCCGCGTCCCACAACCGGATCGGCGGGACCATCAACCCCTCCTCGAACACGCTGGTGGCGTGCGAGGGCATGGAACCGGGGACGGCGCCGCCGATGTCGTCGTGGTGGCCGAAGGCCTGCACGAACGCCACGACCCGACGATCCCCCGCCGGCCCGGCGAACACCGGGACGGTGACGCACAGGTCGGGCAGGTGCCCGATGCCGCCCTCGGAGCGGTAGACGTCGTTGTGGAAGAACACGTCCCCCTCCCGCATCTGCTCGATGGGGAAGTCACGGGCCACCGGGTGCACGAGCGCGGAGTACGACCGGCCGGTGAGCTTGCGGAGCAACCGGTCGTGGATGCCGGCCCGGAAGTCGTGGGCGTCCCGGATCATCGGGCTCCGGCTGGTCCGGGCGATCGCGGTCTCGACCTCCATCTCGACGGAAGCCAGTGACCCCTGGACGATCTCGACGAGCACCGGGTCGGCCCCGGCGCCGGCGTCGACGGTCAGCGAGGTGAACGGGAACTGGGTGGGGGCCCGGCGGCTCTCGCCGACGGATGGGGTCGTGGCGGAGGCCGGGCCCGTCGAACTGACGCCGGTCGAACAGGTGCACATCAGTTGCTCTCCTTCGACTCGAGCCGGGTGACGATGAGGTTGAGGTGGTCGTCGACGCGGACGCTGAAGCCGGGGTGCACGGGGACGGTCGACCCGAACTCCTCGATGATCACCGGGCCGTCGACGACGACCCCCGGCCGCAGGTCGGTCCGCCAGAGCACCGGGGTGTCGACGTACCCGCCGGCGGCGTCGAAACAGACTCCCCGCCGGGACTTCTCGGCCGGCACCCGGCCGTCACCCCACGGGTGTCGACGGATCTCCGGTCGCTGGATGGGGCCGATGCCCGACACCCGCAGGTTGACCCACTCGACCTGCTGGGTCGGGTCACCGGCGAAGTCGTAGCCGTAGAGCGCGGTGTGCTCGGCGTGGAACCGGCGGGCGACCTCGGCCAGCACGTCGGCGTCGATCGGCCCCTCGGGCACGGGGACCCGCACCTCGAAGGCCTGACCGAAGTAGCGGACGTCGGCGGTGCGCGAGTAGACGTGCTCCTCGGGTGGGAAGCCCTCGGTGGCCAGGGCCTTCGCGGCCTGCGCGGTGAGCCCGTCGTAGATGCCGGCGACGACGGCCGGGTCGAGCTCGTCCGGCAACGCCACATGGGTCTGCACGTAGTCGTTCTTGACGTCCACCGTCAGCAGGCCGAACGCCGAGACGTTGCCGGGGTTGGGCGGCACCAGGACGGCGGGCAGACCGAGCACGTCGATCAACCGGCACAGCAGGAGCGAGCCGGAACCACCGAAGGTGACCAGGACGAAGTCGCGGACGTCCAGGCCCCGCTTGACGGTGACCTGGCGCAGCGCGTTGGCCTGGTTCCAGGCGGAGATCTCCAGGATGCCGGTGGCGCAGGCCTCCGGGCTCAGACCCAGCTTGTCGGCGAGGATCTCGATGCCGCGGTGGGCGGCCTCGGTGTGCAGCTGGATCTCGCCGCCCAGCAGGTGCGGCGGGATGCGGCCGAGGAACACGTGGGCGTCGGTGATGGTGACGTCCTGACCACCCTTGCCGTAGCAGAGCGGACCGGGATCGGCGCCGGCCGACTGCGGCCCGACCTTGAGGGTGCCCTCGGGCGACAGCCAGGCGATGGAGCCGCCGCCGGCGCCGACGGTGACGACATCGATCATCGGGATCTTGGACGGGAACGCCCCGACCGATCCCTCGGTGGTCAGCGTCGGCTCGCCGTCGATGACGACGCTGACGTCGGTGGAGGTGCCGCCGCCGTCGGAGGTGAGCACCTTGTCGAACCCGGCGACCTTGGCGATCAGCGCGGCTCCGAGCGCCCCGGCCGCCGGGCCGGAGAGCACCGTGGTGATCGGCTGGTGGACGACCTCGTCGGCGGACAGCACCCCGCCGTTGGACTTCATGACGTAGAAGGGGATGGTCCGGCCGTCGAGGGCGTTGAGCCGCTGGGCGATGTTGCGGACATAGGCGGACAGGCGCGGCTTCACGGCGGCGTCGACGAGAGTCGTCATGGCCCGCTCGTACTCGCGGTACTCGCGCAGCACCTCGCTGGACACCGACACCACCGCACCGGGATGTTCCTGCGCGAGGATGGCCCGCATCCGGTCCTCGTGATCGGAGTTGGCGTAGGCGTGCAGGAAACAGACGCCCAGCGTGTTGACGCCCTGATCGCGGAACCACCGGGCGACGGCCCGAGCCCCGCCCTCGTCGAAGGGGCGCACCTCCTCGCCGTCGACGCCGAGCCGGCCCTCCACCCCTTTCACCAGATGGCGCGGGACGATGCGGTCGGGCTTGACCCAGAAGTAGGAGTTGCCGTACCCGTCGGGCACGGACTGCCGGGCGATCTCCAGCATCGCCTCGTATCCGGCGTTGGTGATCAAGCCGAGCCGGTCGACCTTGCCCTCCAGGAGCTGGTTGGTCGCGACCGTCGTCCCGTGGCTGACCGCGTCGACGTCGGCGGCGCTCCCCCCGACGAGGGCGAGCACCTTGTCGATCCCGGCCAGGAATCCGTCGGCCGGGTTGCTGGGTGTCGACGGGGTCTTGGTGGTGACCAGCTCCCCCGACTCCTCGTCGAAGGCGACGACATCGGTGAACGTGCCGCCGGTGTCGATGCCGATCCGGATGCTCCGGGCCATGACTGCTCCTGTTCCGCGACGTCGCCCCGTGCCGTCGTCTGTCTGAGGTTGGATTCAACCGACCACCCGGACCCGGGACCACAGCAATTCTTGCCGTCGTCCGCCCACATGTTGTCCAACTCTTGCCAGGTCGGCGCGCGGAGCCGCGCCGTAGTCTTGACCCGTGGCTCCCGAATCCGCCGCCGACATGTCCGAGCTGTTGCAGGGCACCGGGTATCTCAGCGACGACGCGCTGGCCACGGTCACCTTCCTGGCCCTGCGGATGCAGCGTCCGGTCCTGCTGGAGGGCGAGCCGGGGACGGGCAAGACGGCGCTGGCCGAGGCGCTCGCCCAGGCGCTGTCGATCCCACTGGTGCGGTTGCAGTGCTACGAGGGCATCGACGCCGCGCAGGCGCTCTACGACTGGAACTTCCCGCAGCAGATCCTGCACCTGCGGGCACTGGAGGCGGCCGGCGGCGTCACCCGCGAGACCGTCGCCGAAGCCGAGCAGAGCGTCTACAGCGAACGTTTCCTTTCCGCCCGGCCGGTGCTGCAGGCCCTGCAGCAGAGTCCGGCGGTGCTGCTGATCGACGAGATCGACCGGGCCGACGACGAGTTCGAGGCTTTCCTGTTGGAAGTGCTCTCGACGTACCAGGTCTCGATCCCCGAGTACGGCACGGTCAGTGCCAAGACACCGCCGGTGGTGGTGCTGACCTCCAACCGCACCCGCGAACTGCACGACGCCCTCAAGCGCCGCTGCCTCTACCACTGGGTCGACCACCCGGACCTGGACCAGGAGCTGCGCATCGCCCGGTCCCGGGCGCCGGAGGTGTCGGAGACGCTGCGCCGCCAGGTCGTCGAGGTCGTCCAGCGCCTGCGTACCGCGGAATCCCTACAGAAGCCACCCGGGGTCGCCGAGACCCTGGACTGGGCGCGGGCCCTGCACCACCTCGGCGCCGCCGAACTCGATCTGGCCTCGGCCGCGGCCACTCTCGGCGCCCTGGTGAAGTACCGGGAGGATGTCGATCGGGTGCGGCTGGCGCTGGACCGGCTGCTGCGACCGTGAGCGCTATGGATGATCGCTCTCGCCGACGTTGCGGAACCGGCGTCTTCATCCCGAGGGGCATCCGCCTACGCCATAGCGCAGTCACTGATATCGCCTTCCGGCCAACCGGCCGGCCTGCTTGATCCTGCGCACCCTTGTTCTGCTCTGCGCAGGCGCTGGCCGTCATCCCGCCATCAGCGGCAGGTAAAGTGAAAAGAAGTGAAAGCTTGGTAAAGGGGGTAGCGGGTGGAGAACCCGTTCCGGCCGTCGTTCGGCGTCAACCCGCCGCTGCTGGTCGGCCGCGACGCCGAGCTGCTGGACTTCGTTGACGCGCTCGAGTCTGGCCCTGGTGCTCCTGGTAGGGCAACCCTGTACACCGGTCTGCGCGGGGTCGGGAAGACCGTGATGCTCAACGAGGCCGAGTCCCTGGCCCGGGAACGGGGATGGGTGGTCGTCTCCGAGACCGGAGTGCCCGGCATCGTCGATCGCCTCGTCCAATCCCGCCTGCCCGAAGTCGCCGCCCAGCTCGAGGTAGCCGTCGGCGGTGCGGAAACCCGCCGGCGACTCACCTCCGTGAGCCTGCCGTTCCACCTGGGCGGCGTGACATGGCAACCGCCGGCTGCCGCCCAACAGCTCGATCTGCGGGCCCAGATCAACGCCCTGACCGACCATCTCGCCGATCACAGCACCGGTCTGCTCATCACCGTCGACGAGCTACACCGAGCCGACCGAGCCGGCATGCGCGAGTTGGTGGCCACCCTGCAGCACTGCTTCCGCGAACAGCGCCCCATCGCCTTCGCCGGCGCCGGCCTGCCCGCCGCCATTACCGACCTCCTCAACGACGATGTCCTGACCTTCCTGCGCCGAGCCGACCGCCACCACCTGGGCGCCGTCGACCCCGCCGACGTATCCGACGCCCTCCGCACCCCGCTCCATGCCGCCGGATACGAGATCACCGACGCAGCGCTCGACATGGCCACCCGCGGCACGGGGGGTTACCCGTTCCTCATCCAGCTGGTCGGCTACTGGACGTGCAGGACCCTCACCAACGGCCAACCGACCACGCTGATCGACACCACCGCGGCTGCCGCCGGCGTCCAGGCTGCGCGAAGACGCCTGGGATCACTGGTCCACGAACCTGCCCTGCAGGACTTGTCCGACGTCGACCGGACCTTCCTGACCGCCATGGCCCTGGACCAGGGCCCGTCTCGCACCGCGACTATCGCCGACCGAATGGGGGTCGACACCAATTACGCCGCTCAGTACCGCCGGCGATTGATCGCCGCCGATCTGATCACCCCCGCCGGGCACGGCCGTATCGACTACACCCTGCCCCAGCTCCGCGAGTACCTCCGTGAGCACGCCGCCAGCTCGGTCGATCATGAGGACCTGCAGCCCGCGGCCCCAGAACATCCGTCACCCTCGACCGGCATGTAGGAGACCCCCGCTGATGACCGCCCGCGAGACCAGCCGCTACAAGGTCCACGTCCTGGTACCGGGCTCGGTCGTCGACACTGATGCCGTGGGCTGACGTCAACCTACTGGTGACGCTCCTGAGGCTTCACGGCTGACATGCCGATCCTGTCCGCCCTGGCCAAGCAGCGTAGCTGCGGTTGCCCCCGGCCCAGCCTCCACGGCACGGCGACAACGCGGGTTCGCAGCGTCGGAACTCCACACTGCTGAGTACGGTCGGACCATGATCAGCCGCGACGCCGACGAGGTACTCCTCGCCTTCGTCCACGCCCTCCGGGTGGCCGGCGTCGCAGTGACTCCCGATCGCGCACAGACATTCCTGGCCGCTGTCGCGGTGGTCGGGGCCGACACCGCCCGGGGCGTTCATTTGGCCGGGCGGGCGACGCTGTGCGCCAGCCCGGACGACCTGGCCCGTTTCGACCTGGTCTTCCCGGCCTTCTTCTCCCGGCACGCCGGACCCCGGCAGGCCCCGGCCGACCGGTCCCGCACGACCGCCCGGGCGCCGCTGCCCGACCGCGACGGGGACTCCGGCCCGGAAGAGGGCGAGAGCGAGGTCATCCGGGCGCTGGTCAGCGACACCGACGTGCTGCGCAGCCGGGACATCGCCGAGCTGTCCGCGGACGATCGCCGGCGTCTCGCCGGGTTGTTCGCGTCGTTGCACCCGCGGCCGCCCCTGCGGCGGACGGCCCGGCATCAGCGTTGGCACCGCGGTGAAGTGGATGTCGGCCGAACCCTGCGGAACGCGCTCCGGCAGGGCGGCGAAGCGGCCGAATTGGCCCGGCGCCGGCGTGGGCGCCGACCCCGCCGGGTCATCCTGCTGGTCGACGTCTCCGGCTCGATGCGGGCCTACGCCGACGCCCTGCTGCGCTTCGCCCACCGCTGCACCGTCGCGACCCGCCGCCAGGGCGGGACGGTCGAGACCTTCACCGTCGGAACGCGTCTGACGCACGTGACTCGTGCCCTGCGGACCGAGGACCCCGAGCGAGCGCTCGCCGCGGCCGGGGCCACCGTGCCCGACTGGTCGGGCGGCACCCGGCTGGGCGAATCGCTGCAGGTGTTCCTCGACCGGTGGGGCCGGCCCGGGATGGCCCGCGGCGCGGTGGTCGTCGTGTTCAGCGACGGGTGGGAACGGGGCGAACCCGACCTGCTCGCCGACCAGGCCGCCCGACTCCGACGCATCGCCCACCGGGTGATCTGGGCGACCCCGCACCAGGGCCGAGCAGACTACGAACCCGTCCAACGCGGCGTGCTCGCCGTGCTACCGCACTGCGACCATTTCGTCGCCGGGCATTCGCTGGCCGCGTTCGCCGAAGTGGCTGAGCTCGTCGCCCGGTCCTGACAGCTGCGGACCGGGCCTCGGCTACGGCCAACGACACACACCCGTAACCACAGACACGGCGAGCAGTAACACAGCCGGTGTCCACTGTCATGAGCCAACGCCTCATCACAGTGGTCCGAAGTTCGGGTTCCTCGCGCTCCGACCGCACTGTGTCGCGTCCGATTGTCACTGGTCGTCCCGACCGACTCGAACCCGGAAGGTCTCTGCATGGACACCGGAAGTACCGCCTGGATCCTGGCCGCATCAGCGGCCGTCGCCCTGATGATCCCCGGCCTCGCCCTGTTCTACGGCGGGATGACCGCCGCCCGCAGCACGCTCAACATGATGATGATGGTCTTCGGCGCCGTGGCCCTGACCGGTGTGCTGTGGGTGCTGTACGGCTACTCCGCCGTCTTCGGCAATTCCCTGGGCGGCCGCGGCCTGCTCGGCGATCCGACCGAGTACCTCGGGCTCGGGCAGCTGATGGCCCCGACCCCGGATGCCACGCTGCCGCCCATGCTGGTCGCCGCCTTCCAGGCGTTGTTCGCCGCCATCACGGTGGCCCTGGTCGCCGGCGCCGTGGCCGACCGCATGAAGTTCGGCCCGTGGATGGTCTTCAGCGGCCTGTGGGTCACGCTGGTCTACTTGCCCGTCGCGCACTGGGTCTTCGCCTTCGACGCCCCCGACGGTTCGGTCACCGGCGGATGGATCGCCAACCAGCTCAAGGCCATCGACTTCGCCGGCGGCACCGCCGTCCACATCAACGCCGGGATCGCCGGTCTGGCCGTCGTGCTCGTCCTGGGTCGACGGCTCGGCTGGCCGCGCTCTCCCCGCCCCCACAACCTGCCCGCCACGGTGCTGGGTGCCGGCATCCTGTGGTTCGGCTGGTTCGGGTTCAACGCCGGCTCCGCGCTCGCCGCCGGGACAGCGGCGTCCGTGGTGTTCATGACGACGTTCGTCGCCGCCTGCGCCTCGCTGCTGGCCTGGCTGGTCGTCGAGAAACTCCGCGACGGCCATGCCACCACCCTCGGCGCGGCGTCCGGCCTGATCGCCGGGCTCGTCGCGATCACCCCGTCCTGCGGCGCGGTGTCCCCGATCGGCGCGATCGTGATCGGCCTGATCGCCGGCGCGGTCTGCCCGCTGGCCATCGGGCTCAAGCGGCGCTTCGGCTACGACGACGCTCTCGACGTCGTCGGGGTGCACCTGGTCGGGGGCATCATCGGCACCCTGCTCATCGGACTGCTGGCCACCGACGCCGCCCCCAACGGCCGGTCCGGACTGTTCTACGGCGGGGGCTGGGAGCTGCTCGGGGAGCAGGCCGTCGCGGCCGGCTCGGTGATGGCGTACTCGTTCGTCGTCACCCTGCTGATCGCGCTGGTGCTGCACAAGACCATGGGGCTGCGGGTCGACGCGGAAACCGAACGCGCCGGGGTCGACCTCGTGCTGCACAGCGAGACCGCCTACGACCTGGGCTCGGCCGGCGCCGGCGAGGACGACGGTTCCGTCGTCCCGGCTTCCGGGGCGCACCACCAGAAGCTGGTGGCCCCGCACACCGCCTGATGCGGGATCGGCAGTGATCGATGGCGGCGCCGGGTTTCCCGGCGCCGCCATCTCCTTTTCTCGACCCCGAGCGGCGTGCCCGCCGCGCCCCCGATCCTGCGCACCGTCCGGGAGGACACTGTGACCATGACAGTCGAGGACCTGGCCAGAGACGAGTCCGGCGCGGAAGCGGTCGGCACCGGCTCCCCGGCCCGCGAGATCCGTCGCGAACCATCCGGCCCCCGCGAGGGCGACCTCGAACGGAGCATCGCTGCCCAGGTCCGCTTCTACCGGTCCGCGGCGGGCCTGTCGGTGGCCGACATGGCCGAGCGCGTCGGCATCTCCAAGGCGATGCTGTCGAAGATCGAGAACGCGCAGACGTCCTGCAGTCTCACCACTCTGGCCCGGCTCGCCGCGGGACTCGAGGTGCCGGTGACCGCCCTGTTCCGGGGGATCGACGCCGAGCGGGAGGCGGTGTTCGTCCCCGCCGGCCATGGCGCGCGGATCGTCCGCCGAGGGTCCCGCCAGGGGCACCTCTACGAGCTGCTCGGCGCCCTGCGGGGGCCGCACAAGCGCATGGAGGCCGTCCTCGTCACGTTGACCGAGGCCTCGGAGGTGTTCCCGCTCTTCCAGCACCCCGGCACCGAACTGCTCTTCATGCTGGAGGGCCGCATGATCTACGGGCACGGCGAGACCCGCTACACCTTGCAACCCGGGGACGCGTTGCAGTTCGACGGTGAGGGCCCCCACGGCCCCGAGGAGCTGTCCGAGGTCCCGGTGCGCTTCCTGTCGGTCACCGCGTACGGCGACGCGCCGGCGTCGCCCTGACCGAGCGGATCCGGGCGCTGCGAGCCGCTGTTCGGCCGTCGCACCCGTGCCTGACCACCGGGCGCGCAGACAGGTAGGCGCCCGCTCGGGGCCTGGAGGAATCCCGAGCGGGCGCCTGGTCCGGTGGCCGTCCTGCGGCCTTCTCAGGGTCGTTCAGCGGGAGCTCCGTCGGCGAGCAGATCGGCCAGCACATCGGCCAGCGCGAGCGCTCCCCGGTCGGCGTCGACGTCCTCGACGGTCTCCTCCGGTGAGTGGGAGATGCCGGTGGGGTTGCGGACGAACAGCATCGCCGACGGGACCCGAGCGGCGAGGACCCCGGCGTCGTGACCGGCCCCGGTGTCGAGCACCGGCGCCCCGCCCAGGGTCCGGGCCATGCGTGCGCCGAGCTGCGGGTCGAGATCGACGGTGGGACTGAGCGATTCCTGCCGGACCTCGACCGCACAGCCCTCGATCGCGGCGGCCCCCTGCGCGGCGGCGGTGATCTCGGCGACCACCGCGGCGGTGACCAGGTCGTCGACATGCCGGGCGTCCAACCAGAGGTCGACCCGGGAGGCGATGACGTTGGTCCCGCCGGGCACCGGCTGGATGCGGCCCACCGTGGCACGAGCCCCCGGGTGCCGGCCGGCGATCCGCCGGACGGCGACGACCACCTCCGCGGCGACCAGCAGCGGGTCCCGGCGGTCAGCCATCAGCGTGGTGCCGGCGTGGTTGCCCTGCCCGGTGATGCTGATCCGCCATCGGCCGTGCCCGAGGATGGCGGCGCCGACCGCGACCGGGGCGTCCAGGTCGATCAGGCCCCGCCCCTGTTCGACGTGCAGTTCGACGAAAGTACCGATCCGTCCGAGGGTCTCGTCGTCACGGCCGATCGCGGCCGGATCGAGCCCGGCCGCCGTCAACGACTGGGCGTAGGTGACACCGTCGGCGTCGGTGAGCGCCAGGGCCCGCTCGGGTTCCAGGACGCCGCTGAGCAGCCGGGACCCCAGGCAGGCGACCCCGTAGCGGGATCCCTCCTCCTCGGGGAAGACGGCGACGGCGAGCGGTCGGGCGGGCTGCACACCGCGGGCCTGCAGGACGTCGACCGCGCGCAACGCGGACGCCACCCCGAGGGGACCGTCGAACGCTCCCCCGCCCGGCACCGAGTCCAGGTGGCTACCGGTGACCACCGCGTCCTGCAGCGGCGCTCCGGCCGGGTTCCACCAGGCCCACACGATGCCGTTCCGGTCGACCGTGAGGTCGAGGCCACGGCGCGTGGCGGCATCGGTGAACCAGTCGACCAGCGTCCGCTCCCCGGACGAGAAGACCGGACGGGAGTAGCCGCCGCGGACCGGATCCCGCCCGACGTCGGCGATCTCGGCCAGCAGGTCGGCCGTCGTCGGACCGGGGACGGGCGCAACGGGGTCAGACACCGGCGGTCTCCCGCTGGACGCCGAAGCGCGGCACCACAGCGGTCCCGGCGAGTGCCGTGTCGGCCGCCCAGCGGCCGAGCAACGGCGCGAACTTCGCTCCGTGCCCGGAGCAGGCCGACAGCACGGTCACGTCGTTCGCGGTGTCGATGACGAAGTCCTCCGACGGGGTCGTGGTGAACAGACAGGTGGTCTCGGCGTAGGGCTCGGGGTCCAGGCCGGGGAGGAACTCGCGCACGTACTCGACGACCCGGGCCCGATTGGCCTGATCGACGGTGCCGCTGCCGTGCGTGGCCGATCCGATGACCGACCCACCTTCGTACTCGGCGACCTTCTGGCCCCGGAAGCCGGCGTCGCGGTCGCCGGGCAGCGAATAGACCGCCATCTCCGGCCGCTTGTGGATCAGCGTGGGCCAGCGCGCTGCACCCTGGTCGCGGTAGGGGAAGTGGAAGGCGTTCTCCTCCCGCACGGTGAACCCCGGGATCGCGGCCCGGAACCCGGCCGGCAGGTCGAGTCCGTCCAGCAGGTCGGGCAGCCAGCCTCCCGCGGCGATGACGACGTGGTCGGCGTCGACGGTGCGCCCGTCGGCCGCCCGGGCCGACAGCCCCGTTGGCGTGCGGGTGAGACCCGCGACCGAGAAACCGCTCTCGACGTGGGCACCGTGCGACTGGGCCTGTCCGAGCATCGCGTGCACGGTGCTCTCGGCGTCGATCACCCATCCGGGATGGGCCAGGACGTCGGTGTCGGGACGCAGTCCGGCCCAGCGGCCGCGGGCCTGGTCCGGGGTAAGCAGCTCGTGCGCCACCCCGGCTCGGGCCAGCACCGCGGCCAGGGCGGCGGGATTCCGGGTGACGCCGTAATCCAGGGCGACGGTCGGGGTCAGCACCTGAGTACCGGACACCTCGGCCAGCTCCCGCCACCCGGCGGTCGCCTCCTGCACCCACTGGACGTAGTCCAGGTCCGGGTAGGCGAACCGCAGGATCCGGGCGGACCCGTGCGAGCTGCCCGCGGCGGACGCGGGGACGTCCCGCTCGACGACGGTGACCGCGTGCCCGCGGCGGGCCAGGTGCCAGGCCGCGGACGCCCCGGCCAGACCCGCTCCGACGACGAGGAACCGCCGCCGGTCGCCCGCGGGACCGTTCCCTGCACTCATCAGGGCCTCACACCTGTCCGGGGATCCAGCTGGTGCCCGCGAGCGGACGGCGGGTCATCGCCGCCGCCTCGATGGTCAGCGCGACCAGGTCCTCGGGCTCCAGGTGGTGCAGGTGGGCCTTGCCGCAGGCCCGCGCGATGATCTGCGCCTCCATGGTCATGACCCGCAGGTAGTTCGCGAGCCGGCGGCCGGCGACCTCGGGGTCGAGATTGAGCTGCAGCTCGGGATCCTGCGTGGTGATGCCGGCCGGGTCCTTCCCGGCCTGCCAGTCGTCGTAGTACCCGGCGGCCGAGCCCAGCTCGCGGTACTTGGCGTCCAGCGCCGGATCGTTGTCGCCCAGGGCGATGAGCGCGGCGGTGCCGATGGCGACCGCGTCCGCTCCCAGGGCCAGGCACTTGGCCACGTCGGCCCCGTTGCGCACGCCGCCGGAGACGATGAGCTGGACCTTGCGGTGCATGCCCATCTCCTGCAGGGCCCGCACCGCGTCGCCGATGGCAGCCAGGGTGGGGATGCCGACGTGCTCGATGAAGACGTCCTGGGTGGCGGCCGTGCCGCCCTGCATGCCGTCGACGACGACGACGTCCGCCCCGGCCTTCACAGCCAGCTTCACGTCGTAATAGGGGCGGCTCGCGCCGATCTTGACGTAGATCGGCTTTTCCCAGTCGGTGATCTCGCGCAGCTCACCGATCTTGATGGCCAGGTCGTCGGGGCCGGTCCAGTCCGGGTGCCGGCAGGCCGAACGCTGGTCGACACCGGCGGGCAGCGTCCGCATGCCGGCGACCCGTTCGGTGATCTTCTGGCCGAGCAGCATCCCCCCGCCGCCGGGCTTGGCCCCCTGGCCGAGGACGATCTCGATGGCGTCGGCGGCCCGCAGGTGGTCGGGGTTCATCCCGTAGCGGGACGGCAGGTACTGGTAGACCAGGTGCTTGGAGTGGCCGCGTTCCTCGTCGGTCATCCCGCCGTCACCGGTGGTGGTGGAGGTGCCGACGGCGCTGGCGCCGCGACCGATGGCCTCCTTGGCCCGACCGGACAGCGCGCCGAAGCTCATCCCCGCGATGGTCACCGGGGTGGCCAGCCGCAGCGGGTACTTGGCGTGGAGATCGCCCAGCACCACGTCGGTGTCGCACCGCTCGCGGTAACCCTCCAGCGGGTACCGGGACATGCTGGCCCCCAGGAACAGCAGGTCGTCGAAGTGCGGCAGCGGGCGCTTGGCGCCCCCACCGCGGATGTCGTAGATGCCGGTACGGGCGGCGTGCTGGATCGCGGCGATGGTGCGACGGTCGAAGGTCGCCGACTCACGGAGCCCGGCGGCGGCCGGGTCGAAGGAGTTGTCGGTCATGGGATGTCGGTCTCCGGGGCTCGTGGCTGAGGTGTCTCGAGAACTCAGTAGCTCGAGGCGTTGTCGACGTGGAAGTGGTACAGCGTGCGGGCGGAGCCGTATCGGGTGAACTCGGCGGGGTCGTCGTCCCGGCCGGCGGCGGACAGCAGTTCGGCCAGCTCGGCGAGGTGCTGCTCGCGCATCGGCTTGGCGATGCAGTCCGCGCCCAGGGAGGCGACCGTGCCCTTGACGTAGATGCG is a window of Nakamurella flava DNA encoding:
- a CDS encoding vWA domain-containing protein; protein product: MISRDADEVLLAFVHALRVAGVAVTPDRAQTFLAAVAVVGADTARGVHLAGRATLCASPDDLARFDLVFPAFFSRHAGPRQAPADRSRTTARAPLPDRDGDSGPEEGESEVIRALVSDTDVLRSRDIAELSADDRRRLAGLFASLHPRPPLRRTARHQRWHRGEVDVGRTLRNALRQGGEAAELARRRRGRRPRRVILLVDVSGSMRAYADALLRFAHRCTVATRRQGGTVETFTVGTRLTHVTRALRTEDPERALAAAGATVPDWSGGTRLGESLQVFLDRWGRPGMARGAVVVVFSDGWERGEPDLLADQAARLRRIAHRVIWATPHQGRADYEPVQRGVLAVLPHCDHFVAGHSLAAFAEVAELVARS
- a CDS encoding ammonium transporter, whose amino-acid sequence is MDTGSTAWILAASAAVALMIPGLALFYGGMTAARSTLNMMMMVFGAVALTGVLWVLYGYSAVFGNSLGGRGLLGDPTEYLGLGQLMAPTPDATLPPMLVAAFQALFAAITVALVAGAVADRMKFGPWMVFSGLWVTLVYLPVAHWVFAFDAPDGSVTGGWIANQLKAIDFAGGTAVHINAGIAGLAVVLVLGRRLGWPRSPRPHNLPATVLGAGILWFGWFGFNAGSALAAGTAASVVFMTTFVAACASLLAWLVVEKLRDGHATTLGAASGLIAGLVAITPSCGAVSPIGAIVIGLIAGAVCPLAIGLKRRFGYDDALDVVGVHLVGGIIGTLLIGLLATDAAPNGRSGLFYGGGWELLGEQAVAAGSVMAYSFVVTLLIALVLHKTMGLRVDAETERAGVDLVLHSETAYDLGSAGAGEDDGSVVPASGAHHQKLVAPHTA
- a CDS encoding helix-turn-helix domain-containing protein; this translates as MTVEDLARDESGAEAVGTGSPAREIRREPSGPREGDLERSIAAQVRFYRSAAGLSVADMAERVGISKAMLSKIENAQTSCSLTTLARLAAGLEVPVTALFRGIDAEREAVFVPAGHGARIVRRGSRQGHLYELLGALRGPHKRMEAVLVTLTEASEVFPLFQHPGTELLFMLEGRMIYGHGETRYTLQPGDALQFDGEGPHGPEELSEVPVRFLSVTAYGDAPASP
- a CDS encoding allantoate amidohydrolase; the protein is MSDPVAPVPGPTTADLLAEIADVGRDPVRGGYSRPVFSSGERTLVDWFTDAATRRGLDLTVDRNGIVWAWWNPAGAPLQDAVVTGSHLDSVPGGGAFDGPLGVASALRAVDVLQARGVQPARPLAVAVFPEEEGSRYGVACLGSRLLSGVLEPERALALTDADGVTYAQSLTAAGLDPAAIGRDDETLGRIGTFVELHVEQGRGLIDLDAPVAVGAAILGHGRWRISITGQGNHAGTTLMADRRDPLLVAAEVVVAVRRIAGRHPGARATVGRIQPVPGGTNVIASRVDLWLDARHVDDLVTAAVVAEITAAAQGAAAIEGCAVEVRQESLSPTVDLDPQLGARMARTLGGAPVLDTGAGHDAGVLAARVPSAMLFVRNPTGISHSPEETVEDVDADRGALALADVLADLLADGAPAERP
- a CDS encoding FAD-dependent oxidoreductase; translated protein: MSAGNGPAGDRRRFLVVGAGLAGASAAWHLARRGHAVTVVERDVPASAAGSSHGSARILRFAYPDLDYVQWVQEATAGWRELAEVSGTQVLTPTVALDYGVTRNPAALAAVLARAGVAHELLTPDQARGRWAGLRPDTDVLAHPGWVIDAESTVHAMLGQAQSHGAHVESGFSVAGLTRTPTGLSARAADGRTVDADHVVIAAGGWLPDLLDGLDLPAGFRAAIPGFTVREENAFHFPYRDQGAARWPTLIHKRPEMAVYSLPGDRDAGFRGQKVAEYEGGSVIGSATHGSGTVDQANRARVVEYVREFLPGLDPEPYAETTCLFTTTPSEDFVIDTANDVTVLSACSGHGAKFAPLLGRWAADTALAGTAVVPRFGVQRETAGV